From a single Lolium rigidum isolate FL_2022 chromosome 7, APGP_CSIRO_Lrig_0.1, whole genome shotgun sequence genomic region:
- the LOC124674738 gene encoding uncharacterized protein LOC124674738: MAREDDGPEFVRWREEFLSQEKGSRVVHYYLEDAAGVPHLAVVGKERSLRHMLYVVSEDFHGPEGSGGADGQGMFARKWRSRREVVDWLESFLPAKTLTSNFSKFGPSMGNDVGLDGYSETGSFVCHNLGTTCSSDIMWSGPFWTCSKQLQHYQAFCRNGTTISTHSFALVMSEEENRYLAYLEDMYEDKKGLKKVKVRWFHQNQEFACAIPPPAPHPCEVFITSYSQVISVECVDDIATVLTPEHYEKCLDTLPNCSLVGMRFCFRQYSKNKFKHFDLRTLRGYFSQAAVLSLKVSPEKEKDGSDIIRVVKHCSPGKTKFSKEFERLYSKCLGTKICRGPQADSIPSYQKLNNKQSPGKHISVKFIGPQNQHVPTYSVGDKIEVLSQDSGIVGCWFRCTVLKPCTSHNKLKIQYDDLQNADDCGRLEERVPASTLALPDKLGLRCPGRLRIRPRPQQNTLVDNTALLPGSAVDVWQFSGWWEGIVVSADSSSSDSLQIYFPGENFFRVCQLNDTRISKDWVKSRWVHIERKPDVLSRIPSVRVQTKQPDNVTSTGGLDSNSAMSDKEATAVQTNSSGDRQTGVDAQTEVSLNDKASASIEDDEKQTILQKQPRCNDAEDDCNGEETVADTRTEVSFTDAGSAAVEDEQQTILGKRLRDDAVEQNCNGQVFTDKRPALDEEEQKILQKRPRDDNDAEEHCYDEVFSLTNTASAAVEDERHTVLGKCPRDDAVEQNHNGQVFTDKRSALDDEEQKILRKRPRDGDDSEQRCKDEVFSLTNKAATPVEDEKETLLGKQPRDDGSEQHCRDEVFSLTDRASASAEDEKQTVLGKRPRDDDDDDEQDCEGEVGVDVDVSKS; encoded by the exons ATGGCGAGGGAGGACGACGGCCCGGAGTTCGTGAGGTGGAGGGAGGAGTTCCTCTCGCAGGAGAAGGGCAGCCGCGTCGTGCATTACTACCTGGAGGACGCCGCGGGCGTGCCCCACCTCGCGGTCGTCGGCAAGGAGCGGAGCCTGCGCCACATGCTCTACGTCGTGTCCGAGGACTTCCATGGCCCGGAGGGTTCCGGCGGCGCTGATGGGCAGGGGATGTTCGCCCGCAAGTGGCGCTCACGCCGTGAGGTGGTGGACTGGCTCGAGTCTTTCCTTCCGGCCAAGACCCTCACCTCAA ATTTTTCAAAGTTTGGACCTTCTATGGGCAATGATGTCGGATTAGATGGATACAGTGAAACTGGTAGCTTTGTATGCCACAATCTG GGAACAACTTGCAGTTCTGATATTATGTGGTCTGGTCCGTTCTGGACCTGTAGCAAGCAGCTTCAGCACTATCAAGCCTTTTGTCGTAATGGAACCACAATATCT ACCCACTCTTTTGCGCTTGTCATGTCGGAGGAGGAAAATCGCTATCTCGCATACTTGGAGGATATGTATGAAGATAAGAAGGGACTTAAGAAGGTTAAAGTGCGTTGGTTTCACCAGAACCAGGAATTTGCTTGTGCTatacctcctcctgctcctcatcCTTGTGAAGTTTTCATCACTTCTTATTCTCAAGTAATCAGTGTCGAGTGTGTTGATGATATTGCAACAGTTTTAACCCCCGAGCATTATGAAAAATGTCTGGACACATTGCCAAATTGTTCTTTGGTGGGGATGCGTTTCTGCTTTCGTCAGTACAGCAAAAATAAATTTAAGCACTTTGACTTGAGAACATTGCGTGGATATTTTAGTCAAGCTGCTGTTTTGTCCTTGAAAGTTTCACCCGAGAAAGAAAAGGATGGATCTGATATCATAAGGGTAGTCAAACATTGCTCACCTGGGAAAACCAAGTTTTCGAAGGAGTTTGAGAGGCTTTATTCAAAATGTTTGGGTACCAAAATCTGCCGAGGCCCACAAGCAGATTCTATACCATCTTATCAGAAGCTAAATAATAAGCAATCTCCTGGAAAACATATCTCAGTTAAGTTTATAGGCCCCCAGAATCAGCATGTGCCAACCTACAGTGTTGGCGACAAGATAGAGGTCTTGTCTCAGGACAGCGGCATTGTAGGCTGCTGGTTCAGGTGTACAGTTCTGAAGCCATGTACTAGTCATAACAAACTGAAGATCCAATATGATGATCTCCAGAATGCTGATGATTGTGGTAGACTGGAG GAGCGTGTACCTGCCTCTACATTGGCTCTTCCTGATAAACTTGGACTAAGATGCCCAGGCAGGCTCAGAATCAGGCCACGTCCTCAACAAAATACTTTGGTTGATAACACTGCTCTTTTACCTGGAAGTGCTGTTGATGTCTGGCAGTTCAGCGGCTGGTGGGAAGGAATTGTCGTCAGTGCAGATTCCAGTTCATCTGATAGTCTGCAAATATATTTCCCAG GTGAAAACTTTTTTCGTGTATGCCAGCTAAATGACACAAGAATTTCAAAAGATTGGGTCAAGAGCCGCTGGGTACATATAGAAAGGAAGCCAGATGTGTTGTCAAGAATACCTTCGGTTCGTGTGCAAACTAAGCAACCTGATAACGTGACATCCACTGGTGGTTTGGACTCTAATTCTGCAATGTCTGACAAAGAGGCCACTGCTGTGCAAACAAACTCCAGTGGTGATAGACAGACAGGGGTTGATGCACAAACCGAGGTTAGTTTGAATGACAAGGCCTCTGCTTCTATAGAGGATGATGAGAAGCAAACAATATTGCAGAAGCAGCCGAGGTGCAATGATGCTGAAGATGACTGCAACGGTGAAGAAACTGTGGCTGATACGCGAACTGAGGTTAGTTTCACTGATGCGGGTTCTGCAGCTGTAGAGGATGAACAGCAAACGATATTAGGGAAGAGGCTAAGGGATGATGCTGTGGAACAAAACTGCAATGGGCAAGTGTTCACTGATAAGCGGCCTGCTTTAGATGAGGAGGAGCAAAAGATATTACAAAAGCGACCTAGGGATGATAATGATGCTGAAGAGCACTGCTACGATGAAGTATTTAGTTTAACTAATACGGCTTCTGCAGCTGTAGAGGATGAAAGGCACACGGTATTAGGGAAGTGTCCTAGGGATGATGCTGTGGAACAAAACCACAATGGGCAAGTGTTCACTGATAAGAGGTCTGCTTTAGATGATGAGGAGCAAAAAATATTACGAAAGCGACCTAGGGATGGCGATGATTCTGAACAGCGCTGCAAGGATGAAGTATTTAGTTTGACAAATAAGGCAGCTACTCCTGTAGAGGATGAGAAGGAAACATTACTAGGGAAGCAGCCAAGGGATGATGGCTCTGAACAGCACTGCCGTGACGAAGTATTCAGTTTGACTGATAGGGCCTCTGCTTCTGCGGAGGATGAGAAGCAAACAGTATTAGGGAAGCGGCCtagggatgatgatgatgatgatgaacaagaCTGTGAAGGGGAAGTAGGTGTAGATGTAGATGTCAGCAAGTCGTGA